From the genome of Pelosinus fermentans DSM 17108:
CAAGGTAACAATTTCCGTCAGTTCAATCGTCGCCCCATATACATCCCCTGTTAAACCGCCGAGACGTTTACTGACATATTCAGAAAGAAGAAACGCAAAACCTATACCGATAACTCCACTTACGATTACAATTTTACCCAAAGGAATTAGCAGCAATGCTGCTAATATTCCGGCCACATAAAGGGTATACTTATGTGAAGATTGATAAAATGCCTTTCCTAGCCCTTCCGGCCTGGCATAAGGATAGAATGTAATCGGAATGACAACGGCTGTCCGTCCTACAATCGGCATAACTAAAACGGCTAAGGGTAACAACTTAGGATCCATATCCATAAGCAAAGAATATTTTACAAAGATTAACAGACAAAAAGACATTGCACCAAAAGCACCGACTCTGCTGTCTTTCATAATCTCTAACATTTTTTCACGAGGTTTTCCTGAAAAAACACCGTCAATGGTGTCCATTAACCCATCACAGTGTAAACCCCCGGTCAATATGATTTCAAACAAAATCAATCCGATTGCCAGAAGGTGCATCGGTATTTTTACTCCCAAAAGCCCTTGCGCTCCATATACAATCCCAGCTAAAATCAAACCAATAATCCCGCCAATAAGCGGGAAATATTTAACACTCTGACTAAAGCTATTTGGCGACCATTGGGTTTGTGCTTTGATTGGAATTCGTGTCAAAAATTGAAACCCGGTAATAAAATCGCCAATCACATTTCCAAACAAACTTTTTGCCTCCCTCATACCTTGCTGCACTTTCCATATAATAATCATTCCGTAACGTGAAGTTTCTTTCCTTCTTACATTTAGACATTTAGCAATTTTTTTTCGTAAGATGTTAATAAAATTCCATAGTCTGATTTACTCTTACAACTGGCAAAGTAAAATCATATATAGGTTCTCCTTTGTTATCTTGTATTGATTTATTGCTCAATCACCAAAACTAGCCATAATAACCCTTGCTGAAATAAAATAGCAATGTTATGGTTATTTTAACTACGCTGATATAAGGAGGTTAAGAAAAATATGAACAAAAAAGTCATTGAATATTTTATGACACCTATAAGTATTTTAGGCGTTGGCTGCTTGGATCAAATCGTAAACTATATAAAGCCTATGGCATTTCGCAAGGCTCTTATTGTAAGCGATAAAATACTAGTGGAAATGAAATTAATTGATAAATTAACAGATGTTTTAAAAAGTGCGGGTGTATTTTACATCATCCATGATGATGTTTCCCCTAATCCAACAATCCCGCAAGTAGATTATGGCTTAAAATTGTTTCAGGATAATGGTTGTGATTTTCTGATTTCCTTTGGCGGAGGTTCACCTCATGACTGCGCTAAAGCCATTGCTTTACTCGCAACCAATGGAGGGGAGATCAAGAACTATGTAGGACTTAATAAATCCAAAAAGACCTCTGCTCCTTTAATTGCCATCAATACAACTGCCGGCACGGGCAGCGAATTGACTCGGTTTTGTGTAATTACGGATGAAAAAAATCACATTAAAATGACAATTACCGATTGGCATGTAACACCGATTATCGCCGTAAATGATGCAGAACTTATGTTAGGAATGCCGCCCGGTCTTACTGCTGCTACAGGAATGGATGCATTGACTCATGCGATTGAAGCCTATGTATCTACCAATGCCACCCCTGTCACAGATTGTAAAGCTCTAAAAGCCATTGAACTGATTGCGGGTTATCTTAAAACTGCCTTTTCAAATGGCAGTGATATACATGCAAGAGAAATGATGGTTTACGCCGAATATTTAGCTGGAATTGCCTTTAATAATGCCAGCTTAGGCTATGTACATGCTCTAGCACACCAACTAGGCGGAATGTATAACTTGCCCCATGGTTTAGCCAATTCGATCATGCTGCCTTATGTTGTCGACTATAATCGCCATGCTGTACCTCATCACTATGCTGCCATTGCCCGTGCTTTAGGTAAGGATACTAAAGATCTATCAGACGAAGCTGCGGCTTTGCTGGCAGTAGCTGCAATTAAAGAACTAATTCAGGATCTTAAGATCCCTAAGACCCTTTCTGAAGTACGGGGATTTAATGAAAAAGATATTCCAACTCTTGCAGCAAACGCTCTCAAAGACATTTGCTGCGTAACCAATCCTCGCCAAGGTCCTCAGGAGGAAATCGAAGGCATCTTTAGATCCGCCATCTAAGGAAAATACAAAACTTATACTTGTAAAATATCATTTCCAAGATAATCCCTTTTATGTTTAATTTGCAAAACAATAATATTCCATGGTGACACAAAATAATACAAAGGGAATTGTAATCTTTTATCCAATAAAGACAATAGATAAGGAAAAGACTAAACCGAAAAAGGATTGGGAGGAAATTTTATGTGGCTTGGCAAAGTGGTAGGAACCGTTGTGGCCCCGACTAAAAATGAAAGTTTAATCGGCAATAAGTTATTAGTGGTTCAACCCTTAAATTTAGACGGAATGAACACCATCAGCCTGCAAGTTGCAGTCGATACTGTAGGAGCAGGCAATAGCGATACGGTGTTAGTATCTACTGGAAGCTCTGCACGGCGGGTAATGAACAACGACAATAGTGCTGTTGACGCAGCCATTGTCGGAATTGTAGAAAATATCGATTTAGAAGGTATTTCTAAGGCACAATATTGGGTGCAAAAAGGCTAATAGGAGAAGAATATGCTGACAACCTACAAAACATTGCAAGACAAGCTCCAGGAAGTTTCATGGGACCCTTCTGAAAAGGGAGTTTGGATAAAGCTCATCGACCCAACAGTAGAAGAGATCTTACAACTGTCAGCTGCCGCTCAAATCCCTGAATACTTTTTTCGCTTTGCAATCGATGAAGATGACTGTCCTAGAATCATCTTAGGACAAAACTGTATTCTTGCTATTATTCACGTACCCCTTTCTCTCGGCGAGGATCGTTATGAAACATCCCCTCTCAGCATTATACTAACTCCGCATACAACGATCACCATCAGTGATCATTTAGTCCAAGTGCTCCCTGAACATAACGATCGAAGCCGTTTCTTATTTGACACTGCCAGGAGAACCCAATTTTTCTTTCAAATATTGTATCATGCAGATACAGTTTTTTTGAAGTACATACGCCAAATCCGCAGACGGACAGATGAAATTGAACTTAACTTACGCAAATCAACAACAAATGAAGAAGTCTTTCAGCTCCTTGACCTGGAAAAAGGACTCACTTATTTTACCGCTGCTTTGCGCGGCAATGTAATTGTGGCTGAGACAATACTTCGTATGCGCTCAGACCCACAAATGCGCCCTTTACTGCAAATGCATGAAGAGGATGAAGACGTCTTAGAAAGCGTTATTATTGAAAATAAACGGGCCTTAGAACTCGTACAGACCTATAGTGAAATTCTAAGCAGTATGATGGATGCCTTTTCTTCTGTCATCAATAACAATCTAAATCATATTATGAAATTCTTGGCTTCCGCAACCATATTGATCTCCATTCCAACGATGATTTCAAGCTTTTGGAGTATGACCGTTCCTGTACCTGGAAACGATACAGCGATAGGTTTTTGGCTCGTTTTATTTTTTGCCCTTACTACCAGCTGCTGCGTTGGTCTTTATCTTAGAAAAAAAGGTATACTTTAATCATTAGGGGATGATGCATGCAGGAAAGATAGCTTAGGATCTAGAAATCCTACGGTAATCAAAAAGGAGGTTTTACAATCATGACAAAAAAGATCTTATTGTTAACGGGTGACTGTGCAGAAGACTATGAAGTGAAAGTACCTCAACAAGCATTAATGATGCTAGGCTATCAAGTAGATGTCGCCGCTCCAAACAAAAAAGCAGGTGACACATTACAGCTAGTCGTACATGATTTTGTAAATCTAGATACCTATATCGAATTAACTGGTCATCGTATCCCCGTAGATATAGCAACCGTCGATGTAAATCCCGATGATTATATAGGTCTTGTCATTCCAGGCGGACGGGCACCTGAATATATTAGAATGTATGATGAAAGCATTGCCATCGTTCAAGCATTTTTCACAGCAGACAAACCTGTTGCCGCTGTTTGCCACGGCACCCAGCTTCTCGCTGCTGCTGGTGTATTATCGGATCGCAATGTTACCTCGTACCCTGCCTGCTCTGCAGAATGCCGCCTGGCTGGAGCCACTTGGCAAGATCAGCCCGTTGTCACCTGCGGCAAATTAGTCACCGCTCAAGCATGGCCCAATCATCCTGCTTGGCTCAAAGCTTTTGTTGACTTGTTAGGTGCTCAGATTACAATTTAATTCAGTTGAAGGTATCAGCAGCATGCTGATACCTTCTTTTTTAAAATTTTATAATTTTTATCCATTAAATACGTCCACATATAGGACGTATTTTCCACATACAGTGTACTATTACTGAAAATATTACTTTAATCTAATCTTTTTGCAATTCATATTTGTTATAATTGTTTTACTATAAAAAACTTGAGTTTCCTTCCACAAGCTCAAATCATTCTAATGCAATCAGTCCTAATCTTAAGGCTGATTGCCTCCTTTCTAAAAGAATGATAGAATAAATTGTCTTCTCAGAGAAGACAATTTGAAAGGAGAGATTTATCTATGGCTCAGGACGGGGTAAAAAAACTAAGGTGGTATAATCTTGCTCTTATGGGTTTTATCATGGTTTGGGGTTTTGGCAATGTAGTTAATAACTATGCCAATCAAGGACTCACAGTTATCGTTTCATGGATACTCATCATTGGACTTTATTTTGTTCCCTACGTGTTAATGGTCGGTGAAATGGGTTCTACCTTTAAAGATGGAAAAGCAGGTGTCAGTACCTGGATTCGCTCAACCACAGGTCCTTTACTTGCTTATTTCGCTGGCTGGACCTATTGGGCGGTGCATGTACCGTATCTTGCACAAAAACCACAAGCAGCATTAGTAGCCCTAGGCTGGGGCATCTTTCAAGATGGAAAGTTTATCAAGGCATTTAGCCCCATGACTTTACAACTTATGACATTAGCAATCTTTCTATTTTTCCTCTGGGTTGCATCCAGGGGGATTACATCATTAAAACGCATCGGAACTGTTGCAGGTCTCTCCATGTTGGTAATGTCTTTCTTATATGTAATTTTAATGATTGCGGCACCAGCTATTCGAGGTGCTGCTGTAGCAACCACAGACCTAAGTTATCATACATTTATTCCCAACTTTGACTTTACTTACTTTACTACGATTTCCATGCTAGTGTTTGCAGTTGGCGGGGCTGAAAAGATATCTCCTTACGTAAATAATACGAATAATCCTACTAAAGAGTTTCCCCGTGGAATGATTATTGTTGCTGTTTTAGTAGCTCTTTCTGCATTGTTAGGTTCTGTCGCCATGGGTATGATGTTTGATGCCAACAACATACCCAAAGATTTAAAAATGAATGGCCAATATTATGCTTTCCAAATGCTGGGACAATATTATGGGGTAGGTAATTTTCTCCTTATCTTGTATGCAATTGCCAGTGCTCTCGGTCAG
Proteins encoded in this window:
- a CDS encoding DJ-1/PfpI family protein, whose amino-acid sequence is MTKKILLLTGDCAEDYEVKVPQQALMMLGYQVDVAAPNKKAGDTLQLVVHDFVNLDTYIELTGHRIPVDIATVDVNPDDYIGLVIPGGRAPEYIRMYDESIAIVQAFFTADKPVAAVCHGTQLLAAAGVLSDRNVTSYPACSAECRLAGATWQDQPVVTCGKLVTAQAWPNHPAWLKAFVDLLGAQITI
- a CDS encoding APC family permease, which gives rise to MAQDGVKKLRWYNLALMGFIMVWGFGNVVNNYANQGLTVIVSWILIIGLYFVPYVLMVGEMGSTFKDGKAGVSTWIRSTTGPLLAYFAGWTYWAVHVPYLAQKPQAALVALGWGIFQDGKFIKAFSPMTLQLMTLAIFLFFLWVASRGITSLKRIGTVAGLSMLVMSFLYVILMIAAPAIRGAAVATTDLSYHTFIPNFDFTYFTTISMLVFAVGGAEKISPYVNNTNNPTKEFPRGMIIVAVLVALSALLGSVAMGMMFDANNIPKDLKMNGQYYAFQMLGQYYGVGNFLLILYAIASALGQLSALVFSIDAPLKVLLAEGDSKYIPAILTKTNKYDAPINGYKLTAILVGIMIIIPALGIGDMNSLYNWLLDLNSIVMPLRYLWVFVAYMALRRLVGKFNSEYKFIQNSRLAITIGLWCFLFTAFACIMGMFPKGVQLYTSQWYFQLSLNLLTPFVLLGLGFILPSIAKWNNRKDTKTISN
- the cobS gene encoding adenosylcobinamide-GDP ribazoletransferase, translating into MFGNVIGDFITGFQFLTRIPIKAQTQWSPNSFSQSVKYFPLIGGIIGLILAGIVYGAQGLLGVKIPMHLLAIGLILFEIILTGGLHCDGLMDTIDGVFSGKPREKMLEIMKDSRVGAFGAMSFCLLIFVKYSLLMDMDPKLLPLAVLVMPIVGRTAVVIPITFYPYARPEGLGKAFYQSSHKYTLYVAGILAALLLIPLGKIVIVSGVIGIGFAFLLSEYVSKRLGGLTGDVYGATIELTEIVTLLVFIIYS
- a CDS encoding EutN/CcmL family microcompartment protein, which translates into the protein MWLGKVVGTVVAPTKNESLIGNKLLVVQPLNLDGMNTISLQVAVDTVGAGNSDTVLVSTGSSARRVMNNDNSAVDAAIVGIVENIDLEGISKAQYWVQKG
- a CDS encoding iron-containing alcohol dehydrogenase, translating into MNKKVIEYFMTPISILGVGCLDQIVNYIKPMAFRKALIVSDKILVEMKLIDKLTDVLKSAGVFYIIHDDVSPNPTIPQVDYGLKLFQDNGCDFLISFGGGSPHDCAKAIALLATNGGEIKNYVGLNKSKKTSAPLIAINTTAGTGSELTRFCVITDEKNHIKMTITDWHVTPIIAVNDAELMLGMPPGLTAATGMDALTHAIEAYVSTNATPVTDCKALKAIELIAGYLKTAFSNGSDIHAREMMVYAEYLAGIAFNNASLGYVHALAHQLGGMYNLPHGLANSIMLPYVVDYNRHAVPHHYAAIARALGKDTKDLSDEAAALLAVAAIKELIQDLKIPKTLSEVRGFNEKDIPTLAANALKDICCVTNPRQGPQEEIEGIFRSAI
- a CDS encoding magnesium transporter CorA family protein; translation: MLTTYKTLQDKLQEVSWDPSEKGVWIKLIDPTVEEILQLSAAAQIPEYFFRFAIDEDDCPRIILGQNCILAIIHVPLSLGEDRYETSPLSIILTPHTTITISDHLVQVLPEHNDRSRFLFDTARRTQFFFQILYHADTVFLKYIRQIRRRTDEIELNLRKSTTNEEVFQLLDLEKGLTYFTAALRGNVIVAETILRMRSDPQMRPLLQMHEEDEDVLESVIIENKRALELVQTYSEILSSMMDAFSSVINNNLNHIMKFLASATILISIPTMISSFWSMTVPVPGNDTAIGFWLVLFFALTTSCCVGLYLRKKGIL